A window of the Acidovorax sp. YS12 genome harbors these coding sequences:
- a CDS encoding efflux RND transporter periplasmic adaptor subunit, producing MSKPTLLLPGACIALALCAALALPGCQQASPPPAEPEPAPPVLQAGQLHYASGHPQLALLAVTEARPASALRVDLPARLVWNEERTQRIVPAFAGRVAAIRADLGQRVQAGATLALLASPDFGQAQADTAKAHADQVLAQQALARQRELFAAGIVARKELEQAEADAARAHAESARALARTQLYGGGAGVSQQLALRSGIDGVVVERNLNPGQELRPDQGGPALFVVTDPRSLWVQIDAREGDLDSLRPGDSFTLQVPSYPGETFTGRVTATADAIDPTTRTLKVRGLVPNADRRLKAEMLATARVNESRSGGVVVPAEAVTLTGATHTVYVQREAGVFEPRTVTLGHEGPRDAIVATGLSAGDKVVTQNVLLLARQFQMLAEDAPAKKDAPQ from the coding sequence ATGAGCAAACCAACCCTCCTTCTCCCCGGCGCCTGCATCGCCCTGGCGCTGTGCGCCGCGCTGGCCCTGCCCGGCTGCCAACAGGCCAGCCCGCCCCCGGCCGAACCCGAGCCCGCGCCCCCGGTGCTGCAGGCCGGGCAGCTGCACTACGCCAGCGGCCACCCGCAACTGGCGCTGCTGGCCGTGACCGAGGCCCGCCCGGCCAGCGCGCTGCGCGTGGACCTGCCCGCGCGCCTGGTGTGGAACGAGGAGCGCACGCAGCGCATTGTCCCGGCCTTCGCCGGGCGCGTGGCCGCCATCCGCGCCGACCTGGGCCAGCGCGTGCAGGCCGGTGCCACGCTGGCGCTGCTGGCCTCGCCCGATTTCGGCCAAGCCCAGGCCGACACCGCCAAGGCCCACGCCGACCAGGTGCTCGCCCAGCAGGCGCTGGCGCGCCAGCGCGAGCTGTTCGCCGCCGGGATCGTGGCGCGCAAGGAGCTGGAACAGGCCGAGGCCGACGCCGCGCGCGCCCACGCCGAATCGGCCCGCGCGCTGGCGCGCACGCAGCTGTATGGCGGCGGCGCCGGCGTGAGCCAGCAGCTCGCGCTGCGCAGCGGCATCGACGGCGTGGTGGTGGAGCGCAACCTCAACCCCGGCCAGGAGCTGCGCCCCGACCAGGGCGGACCGGCGCTGTTCGTGGTGACCGACCCGCGCTCGCTGTGGGTACAGATCGACGCGCGCGAGGGCGACCTGGACTCGCTGCGCCCCGGCGACAGCTTCACGCTGCAGGTGCCCTCCTACCCCGGCGAGACCTTCACGGGCCGCGTGACGGCCACGGCCGATGCGATCGACCCTACGACGCGCACGCTCAAGGTGCGCGGCCTCGTGCCCAATGCCGACCGCCGCCTCAAGGCCGAGATGCTGGCCACCGCGCGCGTGAACGAGAGCCGCAGCGGCGGCGTCGTCGTGCCCGCCGAGGCCGTGACGCTCACGGGCGCCACGCACACCGTCTACGTGCAGCGCGAGGCGGGCGTGTTCGAGCCACGCACCGTCACGCTCGGCCATGAGGGCCCGCGCGACGCCATCGTCGCCACGGGCCTGTCGGCAGGCGACAAGGTCGTCACGCAGAACGTGCTGCTGCTGGCGCGGCAGTTCCAGATGCTCGCGGAAGACGCCCCGGCGAAGAAGGACGCACCGCAATGA
- a CDS encoding response regulator transcription factor has protein sequence MRILLVEDDAVLRAVVRRSLADAGHRVDVAASVAEARHFWNVQPYDAVLLDLNLPQDAGQGSAPASGLTLLRAARARGDRTPVLVLTARGRTQERIDGLDAGADDYLGKPFELAEVEARLRALARRSQGAQDVTLLGALALDRRARRFTLHGAALELPAREFEVLWELMTPPGRVVSKRALSDKLSDFAEALGDNALEAFISRLRKKLAGSGAGIRTLRGLGYMAEAQPQAGP, from the coding sequence ATGCGAATCCTGCTCGTTGAAGACGATGCCGTGCTGCGCGCCGTGGTGCGGCGCAGCCTGGCCGACGCCGGCCACCGCGTGGACGTGGCCGCCAGCGTGGCCGAGGCGCGCCACTTCTGGAACGTGCAGCCCTACGACGCCGTGCTGCTCGACCTGAACCTGCCACAGGACGCAGGCCAGGGCAGCGCCCCGGCCAGCGGCCTGACGCTGCTGCGCGCCGCGCGGGCGCGCGGCGACCGCACGCCGGTGCTGGTGCTGACGGCGCGCGGCCGCACGCAGGAGCGCATCGACGGGCTCGACGCCGGGGCCGACGACTACCTGGGCAAGCCGTTCGAACTGGCCGAGGTGGAGGCGCGCCTGCGCGCGCTGGCGCGGCGCAGCCAGGGCGCGCAGGACGTGACGCTGCTCGGCGCGCTGGCGCTGGACCGGCGTGCGCGCCGCTTCACGCTGCACGGCGCGGCGCTGGAGCTGCCGGCGCGCGAGTTCGAGGTGCTGTGGGAGCTTATGACGCCGCCCGGCCGCGTGGTGAGCAAGCGCGCGCTGTCGGACAAGCTGTCGGACTTCGCCGAGGCGTTGGGCGACAACGCGCTGGAGGCCTTCATCTCGCGCCTGCGCAAGAAGCTGGCGGGCAGCGGCGCGGGCATCCGCACGCTGCGCGGCCTGGGCTACATGGCCGAGGCGCAGCCGCAGGCCGGGCCATGA
- a CDS encoding TolC family protein, producing the protein MRIRQLFLISALAAALPGGGHAAQPLTLAQALAAAQANSDVALARHALSAARADVLAADHAPAPVLSAKAASIDLQNGVGGGNALTRKRIDKSIGIDWTWERGNKRGLRTQAAQAAAQAAQDDVADTQVQQLQATLAAYYELLAAQERLRETRAIEDGLVALDHSAAQRVRAGDLSAQDGARTRIEAERARADTQAAELARAQAALALAQRIARGPDIEATPEDWPARSGPPAPATDLEALAGQRPDVRAAQARVQAAQAALEGALALRKADVTVGASYDHFPGTSTRLLELRAQFPLQWGYRFEGEVQRAQAQRDQAQEALAQTRRAALLDLQALQAALASAAQRADGYEGGIVPRARQVAQSAELAYAKGAIGLTDLLDARRTLRATLLEAIGARADYAKAEGLWRLRTQPAASSPP; encoded by the coding sequence ATGAGGATACGACAGTTGTTTCTGATCAGCGCCCTGGCCGCCGCCCTGCCCGGCGGGGGCCATGCGGCGCAGCCGCTCACCCTGGCCCAGGCCCTGGCCGCCGCCCAGGCCAACAGCGACGTGGCGCTGGCGCGCCACGCCCTGAGCGCCGCGCGCGCCGACGTGCTCGCCGCCGACCACGCGCCCGCCCCCGTGCTCAGCGCCAAGGCCGCGTCCATCGACCTGCAGAACGGCGTGGGCGGCGGCAACGCGCTCACGCGCAAGCGCATCGACAAGTCCATCGGCATCGACTGGACCTGGGAGCGCGGCAACAAGCGCGGCCTGCGCACCCAGGCGGCGCAGGCTGCCGCCCAGGCCGCGCAGGACGATGTGGCGGACACCCAGGTGCAGCAGCTGCAGGCCACGCTGGCCGCCTACTACGAGCTGCTGGCGGCGCAGGAGCGCCTGCGCGAGACGCGCGCCATCGAGGACGGCCTGGTGGCCCTCGACCACAGCGCCGCGCAGCGCGTGCGCGCGGGCGACCTGTCGGCGCAGGACGGCGCGCGCACGCGCATCGAGGCCGAGCGCGCGCGCGCCGACACGCAGGCCGCCGAACTGGCGCGCGCCCAGGCCGCGCTGGCGCTGGCGCAGCGCATCGCGCGCGGGCCCGACATCGAGGCCACGCCCGAGGACTGGCCCGCGCGCAGCGGCCCGCCCGCGCCCGCCACCGACCTGGAGGCCCTGGCCGGGCAGCGCCCCGACGTGCGCGCCGCCCAGGCGCGCGTGCAGGCCGCCCAGGCGGCGCTGGAGGGCGCGCTGGCCCTGCGCAAGGCCGACGTCACGGTGGGTGCCTCGTACGACCACTTTCCCGGCACATCGACCCGGCTGCTGGAGCTGCGCGCGCAGTTCCCGCTGCAGTGGGGCTACCGCTTCGAGGGCGAGGTGCAGCGCGCCCAGGCGCAGCGCGACCAGGCCCAGGAGGCCCTGGCGCAGACGCGCCGCGCCGCGCTGCTCGACCTGCAGGCGCTGCAGGCCGCCCTGGCCAGCGCGGCCCAGCGCGCCGACGGGTACGAGGGCGGCATCGTGCCGCGCGCGCGCCAGGTGGCGCAGAGCGCCGAGCTGGCCTACGCCAAGGGCGCCATCGGCCTGACCGACCTGCTCGACGCCCGCCGCACGCTGCGCGCCACCCTGCTCGAAGCCATCGGCGCCCGGGCCGACTACGCCAAGGCCGAGGGCCTGTGGCGGCTGCGCACCCAGCCTGCGGCGTCCAGCCCGCCCTGA
- a CDS encoding sensor histidine kinase N-terminal domain-containing protein, whose amino-acid sequence MSGAALPSLRARLARHVLVPLALVWLAGTMASVGVANLFTQRAFDRSLLDDAYAIAANVRQGGQGLELALSPREVKALLFDHVDTVYFAVLRGDGSLLAGNAHLAAETLQDGEPYRFSDIHFRGQALRVVRVRPAQAAFEVVTAQTVHSRNAMLRSALLYSLVPQLLLLGVLAWWLRRAIARDLQPLAAFQQALEQRDARDLAPLPVQAGTRDLQRLGQAVNALLGRVGEGVRALHEFAGNVAHELRTPLAGIRAQASYGLAQHDSAVWREQLAGIVRSEARASHLVDQLLALALADEARGAMPLQAVALDALVQETVLRFLPRADAAGVDLGAQGLEQPVVVQGLPLLIEGVLSNLIDNALRYGQPPGGETPRVTVALARAGEGGAGSGEGEVLLSVIDNGPGIAAPQCQALRQRWVQGREGERLGEGAGLGLGIVARYAELLGARLELLPAPEGRGLRVQLVFPVGCT is encoded by the coding sequence ATGAGCGGCGCCGCGCTGCCCTCGCTGCGCGCGCGGCTGGCGCGCCACGTGCTGGTGCCGCTGGCGCTGGTGTGGCTGGCGGGCACCATGGCGTCGGTGGGCGTGGCGAACCTGTTCACGCAGCGCGCCTTCGACCGCTCGCTGCTCGACGACGCCTACGCCATTGCCGCCAACGTGCGCCAGGGCGGCCAGGGGCTGGAGCTGGCGCTGAGCCCGCGCGAGGTCAAGGCGCTGCTGTTCGACCACGTGGACACGGTGTATTTCGCCGTGCTGCGCGGCGACGGCTCGCTGCTGGCGGGCAACGCCCACCTGGCCGCCGAGACCTTGCAAGACGGCGAGCCGTACCGCTTTTCCGACATCCATTTCCGCGGCCAGGCGCTGCGCGTGGTGCGCGTGCGGCCCGCGCAGGCGGCGTTCGAGGTCGTCACCGCGCAGACCGTGCACAGCCGCAACGCCATGCTGCGCAGCGCGCTGCTGTATTCGCTGGTGCCGCAGCTGCTGCTGCTCGGGGTGCTGGCCTGGTGGCTGCGCCGCGCCATCGCGCGCGATTTGCAGCCGCTGGCCGCCTTCCAGCAGGCGCTGGAGCAGCGCGACGCGCGCGACCTCGCGCCCCTGCCGGTGCAGGCCGGCACGCGCGACCTGCAGCGCCTGGGCCAGGCGGTGAACGCGCTGCTGGGGCGCGTGGGCGAAGGCGTGCGCGCGCTGCACGAGTTCGCGGGCAACGTGGCGCACGAGCTGCGCACGCCGCTGGCAGGCATCCGCGCGCAGGCCAGCTACGGCCTGGCGCAGCACGACAGCGCCGTGTGGCGCGAACAGCTCGCGGGCATCGTGCGCAGCGAGGCGCGTGCCAGCCACCTGGTGGACCAGTTGCTGGCGCTGGCGCTGGCCGATGAGGCGCGCGGCGCCATGCCGCTGCAGGCGGTGGCACTGGACGCGCTGGTGCAGGAGACGGTGCTGCGTTTCCTGCCGCGCGCCGACGCCGCCGGGGTGGACCTGGGCGCCCAGGGGCTGGAGCAGCCGGTGGTAGTGCAGGGGCTGCCGCTGCTGATCGAGGGGGTGCTGAGCAACCTGATCGACAACGCCCTGCGCTATGGCCAGCCGCCCGGCGGCGAGACGCCGCGCGTGACGGTGGCGCTGGCACGCGCGGGCGAGGGTGGGGCGGGGAGCGGGGAGGGCGAGGTGCTGCTGTCGGTGATCGACAACGGCCCGGGCATTGCCGCGCCGCAGTGCCAGGCGCTGCGCCAGCGCTGGGTGCAGGGCCGCGAGGGTGAGCGCCTGGGCGAGGGCGCCGGGCTGGGCCTGGGCATCGTGGC
- a CDS encoding efflux RND transporter permease subunit produces the protein MKRLIQYALYQPLFIILGTLLFAGAGFFAFKSLSVEAFPDVTDTQVTVIALYPGRAPEEVEKQVTLPIEVALAGLPNSIRVFSHTQFGLSFSVVTYDDAANVNIVRQQVAERLSSVDLPPGVQAEIAPNATPVGEIMRYRLKGDGLSTTDIRTIEDWTVERALRQVPGVADVVAMGGAIKQYEVQPDLDKLRAYKVTFQNLLDALGRGNANAGGSYVAQGAQQYTIRGIGLLQSADDIGRIVVAAHGGTPILIRDVAEVKTGAVPRLGVVGQDLDDDVVTGIVIMRKGENPSEVLKGVKARIAELNARGLPPGVQIVPFYDRTWLMDKTLTTVFRNLVEGALLVSLVLYLFLSNLRASLAVVVVIPLSLLATFMGLKVMGVPANLLSLGAMDFGIIVDGAVIVVENIMHRLAERGEDMDERDRRETIIEAANEVGRPTLFSMLIIIAAHIPIFALQRHEGRIFQPMALSVTMALVGSLVFSLTLVPLLAYWMLKRRLPHGDNRVVRTAKSLYAPVLDWALAHRRTVAVIALAAFGVTGVVASRLGSEFLPELNEGTTWVNFALSPTVSSEEATRILRMARKALLTVPEVNTTVSKAGQPEDGTDPKTISMAEIFVDVKPEDQWRPGMTREKITDEMNRVLTAIPGIDPAFSQPIRDNVLESISQIKGQIVIKLAGDDLAEMKRITDAIAREVKQVQGVARAEIDRDGQVPQLLINIDRDRAARYGLNVGDVQDVIEAALAGKAATSLWEGERKFAVAVRLPKDERVIANLPRTPIATPDGGYVPLSAVANIREGTGAMNIAREAGRRTTAIGIFIAGRDMGSVVADMKARVAQNVQIPDTYQLNWSGEFENQERAMKRLSVVVPISLLLIFVLLFDAFKSFKTASLILVNVPLALIGGFIALWLLGIPLSVSAAIGFIALSGQAVLNGVVMLSVYQQLQADGLSVAEAVRQGSMQRLRTVLMTALLAMLGLLPMALSHEIGAETQRPLAIVVIGGLVTATLLTLVVLPALYVAWFGERSAKNGV, from the coding sequence ATGAAGCGCCTGATCCAGTACGCCCTGTACCAGCCGCTGTTCATCATCCTGGGCACGCTGCTGTTCGCGGGCGCGGGCTTCTTCGCGTTCAAGAGCCTGTCGGTGGAGGCCTTCCCCGACGTGACCGACACCCAGGTCACGGTGATCGCGCTCTACCCCGGCCGCGCGCCCGAGGAGGTCGAGAAGCAGGTCACGCTGCCCATCGAGGTGGCGCTGGCGGGCCTGCCCAACTCCATCCGCGTGTTCTCGCACACGCAGTTCGGCCTGTCGTTCAGCGTGGTCACCTACGACGACGCGGCCAACGTCAACATCGTGCGTCAGCAGGTGGCCGAGCGCCTCTCCAGCGTGGACCTGCCGCCCGGCGTGCAGGCCGAAATCGCGCCCAACGCCACGCCCGTGGGCGAGATCATGCGCTACCGCCTCAAGGGCGACGGCCTCTCCACCACCGACATCCGCACCATCGAGGACTGGACCGTGGAGCGCGCGCTGCGCCAGGTGCCCGGCGTGGCCGACGTGGTGGCCATGGGCGGTGCCATCAAGCAGTACGAGGTGCAGCCCGACCTGGACAAGCTGCGCGCCTACAAGGTCACGTTCCAGAACCTGCTCGACGCGCTCGGGCGCGGCAACGCCAACGCGGGCGGCAGCTACGTGGCCCAGGGGGCGCAGCAGTACACCATCCGCGGCATCGGCCTGCTGCAGTCGGCCGACGACATCGGCCGCATCGTCGTGGCCGCGCACGGCGGCACGCCCATCCTGATCCGCGACGTCGCCGAGGTCAAGACCGGTGCCGTGCCGCGCCTGGGCGTGGTGGGCCAGGACCTGGACGACGACGTGGTCACCGGCATCGTCATCATGAGGAAAGGCGAGAACCCGAGCGAGGTGCTCAAGGGCGTGAAGGCAAGAATCGCCGAGCTGAACGCGCGCGGCCTGCCGCCGGGCGTGCAGATCGTGCCGTTCTACGACCGCACCTGGCTCATGGACAAGACGCTGACCACGGTGTTCCGCAACCTCGTGGAAGGCGCGCTGCTGGTCTCGCTGGTGCTCTACCTCTTCCTGTCGAACCTGCGCGCGAGCCTGGCCGTGGTGGTCGTGATCCCGCTGTCGCTGCTGGCCACCTTCATGGGCCTGAAGGTGATGGGCGTGCCGGCCAACCTGCTGAGCCTGGGCGCCATGGACTTCGGCATCATCGTGGACGGCGCGGTGATCGTGGTCGAGAACATCATGCACCGCCTGGCCGAGCGCGGCGAGGACATGGACGAGCGCGACCGGCGCGAGACCATCATCGAGGCCGCCAACGAGGTCGGCCGCCCCACGCTGTTCTCGATGCTCATCATCATCGCGGCGCACATCCCCATCTTCGCGCTGCAGCGGCACGAAGGGCGCATTTTCCAGCCCATGGCGCTGTCGGTGACCATGGCGCTCGTGGGCTCGCTGGTCTTCTCGCTCACGCTGGTGCCGCTGCTGGCCTACTGGATGCTCAAGCGCCGCTTGCCCCACGGCGACAACCGCGTGGTGCGCACGGCCAAGAGCCTCTACGCCCCCGTGCTCGACTGGGCGCTGGCGCACCGGCGCACGGTGGCCGTGATCGCGCTCGCGGCCTTCGGCGTCACGGGCGTGGTCGCCTCGCGCCTGGGCTCGGAGTTCCTGCCCGAGCTCAACGAAGGCACGACCTGGGTCAACTTCGCGCTCTCGCCCACGGTGTCGAGCGAGGAGGCCACGCGCATCCTGCGCATGGCGCGCAAGGCGCTGCTCACGGTGCCCGAGGTCAACACCACGGTCTCCAAGGCCGGCCAGCCCGAGGACGGCACCGACCCCAAGACCATCTCCATGGCCGAGATCTTCGTGGACGTGAAACCCGAGGACCAATGGCGCCCTGGCATGACGCGCGAAAAGATCACCGACGAGATGAACCGCGTGCTCACGGCCATTCCCGGCATCGACCCTGCGTTCTCGCAGCCCATCCGCGACAACGTGCTCGAATCCATCTCGCAGATCAAGGGCCAGATCGTCATCAAGCTCGCGGGCGACGACCTGGCGGAGATGAAGCGCATCACCGACGCCATAGCGCGCGAGGTCAAGCAGGTGCAGGGCGTGGCGCGCGCCGAGATCGACCGCGACGGCCAGGTGCCGCAGCTGCTCATCAACATCGACCGCGACCGCGCCGCGCGCTACGGCCTGAACGTGGGCGACGTGCAGGACGTGATCGAGGCCGCCCTGGCCGGCAAGGCCGCCACCAGCCTGTGGGAGGGCGAGCGCAAGTTCGCCGTGGCCGTGCGCCTGCCCAAGGACGAGCGCGTGATCGCCAACCTGCCGCGCACGCCCATCGCCACGCCCGACGGCGGCTACGTGCCGCTCTCGGCCGTGGCCAACATCCGCGAGGGCACGGGCGCCATGAACATCGCGCGCGAAGCCGGGCGCCGCACCACGGCCATCGGCATCTTCATCGCCGGGCGCGACATGGGCTCGGTGGTGGCGGACATGAAGGCGCGCGTGGCACAGAACGTGCAAATCCCGGACACCTACCAGCTCAACTGGTCAGGCGAGTTCGAGAACCAGGAACGCGCGATGAAGCGCCTCTCGGTCGTCGTGCCCATCTCGCTGCTGCTGATATTCGTGCTGCTGTTCGACGCCTTCAAATCGTTCAAGACCGCCTCGCTGATCCTGGTGAACGTGCCGCTGGCGCTCATCGGCGGCTTCATCGCGCTGTGGCTGCTGGGCATACCGCTGTCGGTGTCGGCGGCCATCGGCTTCATCGCGCTGTCGGGCCAGGCCGTGCTCAACGGCGTGGTGATGCTCTCGGTCTACCAGCAACTGCAGGCCGACGGCCTCAGCGTGGCCGAGGCCGTGCGCCAGGGCTCCATGCAGCGCCTGCGCACCGTGCTCATGACCGCGCTGCTCGCCATGCTGGGCCTGCTGCCCATGGCGCTCTCGCACGAGATCGGCGCCGAGACGCAGCGGCCCCTGGCCATCGTGGTGATCGGCGGGCTGGTCACGGCCACGCTGCTCACGCTGGTGGTGCTGCCAGCCCTGTACGTGGCCTGGTTCGGAGAGCGTTCCGCCAAGAACGGCGTTTGA